Below is a genomic region from Butyrivibrio sp. AE3004.
CAATTTCATCAAGGCACGCACTTACATGTGCATTAGGATGCATGTCCTTCATTTTTTGTACATGACCTACTGTCTCATGTTCGTTTTTATCTGCTTTTTTGGTTTCGAAAGCAGACTCCATCATTTTTTGCAATGCATCAATTTGATCCTTTATAGAATCTATTTCCTTTCCAAAATCCCTAGCCATTAACAGATCCTCCTTAGATTACGGTGTTATGTATTTACGTAATTACATAATATATTCTCTGGATTCGGATTGCCAATACGCAATTATGTAATTACGCACAAACGTAATCCGCCAATAAACAATCTTGCTTCCTTAGGATGTTCAAGTATCATTCCTTTGTAAAAAATCTCTGTGCAAGCATTGTTATACCTGCACAGAGATTTCTTATTACTTCTTGTCTTCCTCAGACTCCTTATCAAAACTCTGCCTGTTATCTCTTACTGAATTCTCAGGCTCAGCATTTCCTTTATGCTCTAAAACGAGTACCCAAATAACGGCACCGAACATCAGCGCCGTACATATCACGCCTATAGCGATTGACATAATTGACATTTTCATCTCCTATCTTTGCCACTCTCGCAGCAATATGCGTTATTTATTCAGTTGTATTGGGAAAGGTAGAAGATTATTTTTTTCCATCCTTAAGATGGATGTAGCTGATAGCAATAAACCTGCTAATTACTAAAGAAGTCCATGGAAATATGGACGGTAAAACAGATGTATAAAAAGCTCCTAAAGATAATAGGAGGCATAAAATCAGACTAAATATGACTATTCTTTTCGTACTGGCAGTAATTTCCTGACTGTTTACATCTTCTCTTGTAGCTCGTAAATCTCTGATTTCAAGTGATGCAACTTTATATATGTCTCTAGCGCTGATAATATCTGAGCTTCTATGGGGATTTTCATTTGTCTTTGAAGAAATTGTAGTTAATGCTCCAAGACTGTCAGACACTTCTCTCATCTCACGGACATCAAAAAACAGACCACCTGCAATAATGGCCATTGTTAAGAATAAAAGTATGAATTTCCTGATGCCGGCTGTTGTCTTCAAAACATATCCTCAAATTCAATTATGTTAGTTACACAAGTTCATACTAGCATAGATACCGATTTACTCTAAGCTTGAATTTGTTTTTTGTAATGCAAAGATTACAGGTATAATACCATATAATTAAAAAATGGGCTCTGCGTTTCGCATTGCCCATTTTAACCCTGTTATATTCTTTTCATTCCGAAAAAAACATTGCAAATTTCGCCATGCCTTTTGCATCATCAGACTTTAGCAGGAATTCCGTTATCTTCTTCAGCGAATCTTTACCAAGGAAACATGCTATTCCTGTAAGTTCTGAAACATTACCTTTATCTATGGCTTTATCAACTATTTTGTCCAGTGTTTCTTTTGACAGGAAAGGTGCCAGTGAAGTTATGTTATCAAAATCGTCAGCATCCATTCTGGAAATCACATCATCGAGCGCCTCTTTAGGCAGGAATGGTGCAAGCGAAACAAGGTCATTGATATTTGATGAGTCTATCTTTTTTGAAATGCCGATAAGTGTATCGCTTGATAAAAATGGAGCTAAGGCTATCAGATCCTTTATCTGAGCAGTGTCAATTCTTGCCGCAATTTCATCGAGATATTCATCGTCAAGAAATGGAGCAAATCCTACAAGAGCATGTAGGTTAAGAGCCCCTTCTTCCGAAATCTTCTTTACCTTTTTCTTAAGTTCCATGGGCTGAAGCATTGGTGCAACTTCTGTCAGCTCTTCTGCAGTAAGTGATTCCTCAGAATTCTCAATAACTTTTTTTATAATGGAAGTCTCCTTATCATCTCCGAGAAGCTCCGCAACATCCATATCAAGAGCCTTAGCTATATCAGAAATCTTTCCAATATCCGGCATGGAATTACCACGCTCCCAATTTGATACTGCCTGATAGCTTACTCCCACAATATCAGCAAGTTCAAGCTGGGTCATATTCTTCTTTGTCCTGGCATTCTTTATATTCCTTGCTACTTTATTCATATCTAACATTTTTTCGCTCCTTAAATTGTAGTTGGATACTGGCCAGTACCTTTTGTTTGATATAAGAATACATTCCGGGTCAAGATCTGTATATCAATTTGTAATTGAGTCCAATCCCCAGCTTAAATGCTGGAACTCAAGTGGTGGTTGAGTACATTTTTTATTCTAAATTACAAGAACGGAATGGATGCTGGCACCGCTTCCGCTGAAAACCTCGAAGGTTTTCATTCTTTACAGATATAATTAACCGAAACATTATCATGTCACCTCTATAAAATCCGATTCTTTATCTCTGATTAAAACTTGCAAACACAGTCATGCACTCATCACAATATTGACCTTCCGCTTGCAATGAAAGTGTTACTGGTTCCCTCTTAATAAATTTGCCTTTATATTCCTCAGGATACCAGGTAACCTGTGTAAAAGCTTGCGTAAGACTTCCTGCACTCTTTGCCTCGACAAATCCTGTTCTCATTTCTTTTCCGCACTTAGGACAATTCATAACTATTCTTCCTCCAAAAAACACTCATAATCAAGCATCACTAGTTTTTTCCATGGATTCATTACTTATTAACCCTTCTAA
It encodes:
- a CDS encoding helix-turn-helix domain-containing protein, producing the protein MLDMNKVARNIKNARTKKNMTQLELADIVGVSYQAVSNWERGNSMPDIGKISDIAKALDMDVAELLGDDKETSIIKKVIENSEESLTAEELTEVAPMLQPMELKKKVKKISEEGALNLHALVGFAPFLDDEYLDEIAARIDTAQIKDLIALAPFLSSDTLIGISKKIDSSNINDLVSLAPFLPKEALDDVISRMDADDFDNITSLAPFLSKETLDKIVDKAIDKGNVSELTGIACFLGKDSLKKITEFLLKSDDAKGMAKFAMFFSE
- a CDS encoding PF20097 family protein; translated protein: MNCPKCGKEMRTGFVEAKSAGSLTQAFTQVTWYPEEYKGKFIKREPVTLSLQAEGQYCDECMTVFASFNQR